In the Clostridium sporogenes genome, one interval contains:
- a CDS encoding DUF1232 domain-containing protein: MKVSSVKVTLTEVDIMTLIKDYLKVPDLHIESVTLGDFIEVKGSYTKGISIPFFAKLALGSVNNNTINIRIFKVKVMKLHIIDIIKKLALKLSLSNFKDYGIYVKKENIKIDLDILSKKIPYTYFKIEKINLYSGYADVFVDNIVYSKENEKEEIKEEKFDSNKKYNPIYKRQDNYSLTRKHLKIKVPNRFNKFFEYSMLIPDITVLLYRLLKDKRVDVKTKTLVISVLSYIVSPIDIIPSFIPFIGKIDDFAVVFFGLNKIIEEVPEEIILENWEGKGNIIFLVKQVIGYISNIIGTENVRILINFVNNIVGFIKEKSDSKNNLKVHKQEKEKAYEEVASVDEKSNNIY; encoded by the coding sequence ATGAAGGTATCATCTGTAAAGGTTACTTTAACAGAAGTAGATATAATGACTTTAATAAAAGATTACTTAAAAGTTCCTGATTTACATATCGAAAGTGTTACTTTAGGGGATTTTATAGAAGTAAAAGGTTCTTATACAAAGGGTATCTCTATACCTTTTTTTGCTAAATTAGCTTTGGGCAGTGTGAATAACAATACTATAAATATAAGAATATTTAAAGTTAAGGTTATGAAATTACATATAATTGATATAATAAAAAAATTGGCTTTAAAATTATCTTTAAGTAATTTTAAAGATTATGGTATATATGTTAAAAAGGAAAATATAAAGATAGATTTGGATATACTCTCTAAAAAGATACCTTATACTTATTTTAAAATAGAAAAAATAAATTTATATAGTGGTTATGCAGATGTTTTTGTAGATAATATAGTTTACTCTAAAGAAAATGAAAAAGAAGAAATTAAAGAAGAAAAATTTGATTCAAATAAAAAATATAATCCTATATATAAAAGACAGGATAATTATTCTCTTACAAGAAAACATTTAAAGATTAAAGTGCCTAATAGATTTAATAAATTTTTTGAATATTCTATGCTTATACCAGATATAACAGTGCTTTTATACAGACTACTTAAAGATAAAAGAGTGGATGTAAAAACTAAAACTCTTGTGATTTCAGTGTTAAGTTATATTGTTAGTCCAATAGATATAATTCCTTCTTTCATACCATTTATAGGTAAAATAGATGATTTTGCTGTGGTATTTTTCGGATTAAATAAGATAATAGAGGAAGTTCCAGAAGAAATTATTTTAGAGAACTGGGAAGGTAAGGGAAATATAATATTCTTAGTGAAACAGGTAATAGGATATATATCTAATATAATAGGAACAGAAAATGTAAGGATTCTTATAAATTTTGTTAACAATATTGTAGGATTTATAAAAGAAAAATCTGATAGCAAAAATAACTTAAAAGTACATAAACAAGAAAAAGAAAAGGCTTACGAGGAGGTGGCATCCGTAGATGAAAAAAGTAATAATATATACTGA
- a CDS encoding ATP-dependent metallopeptidase FtsH/Yme1/Tma family protein, translating to MNKIKNKIIILPILTALLSIAVMFSFDLYSSKNTTKNYNEFLKDLNGKKVSTVYMTNTSTIKVKLNSNEIYKTDNPRSTDFKEDLLKKGVKISESSPMTPKEVIPLSVFGLSIFSIIFMGVKNSSILKNKKLSSVDSLDTDEIENINVNFDSVAGNEEAKESVKDVIDFLKNPEKYSSYGARMPKGIILYGEPGTGKTLMAKAVAGEANVPFYAMSGSDFVQVYVGVGASRIRQLFKKARGKGKAVIFIDEIDAIGKKRSSEKSGGSEERDQTLNALLTEMSGFNEKEGIIVMAATNRLDILDEALLRPGRFDRHIEVNLPDVVAREKILNLHLKNKPIGNVNIKDWAKKTAYFSGAKIENLLNEAAILACKENSVKIEDYHVDKAFSIVLAGYEKQNRDYIKNKDKKITAYHEIGHALISSIFLPKEKISKVTIIPSTKGAGGYTLSIPEDSLYQSKEYLRNRIMVLLGGRAAEEIIFGKDHITTGAHNDLQRSTSIAYKMVTEYGMGETLGLLNMGSLKHESSINENDIIKECKALVDNIYKNVKDTLLREKEQLDALSEKLLEKETLYEEDFIGL from the coding sequence ATGAATAAAATTAAAAATAAAATTATTATTTTACCTATATTAACAGCGCTTCTATCCATAGCAGTTATGTTTTCCTTTGACCTTTACAGTTCTAAAAATACAACTAAAAATTATAATGAATTTTTAAAGGATCTTAATGGAAAAAAAGTATCTACAGTATATATGACGAATACATCTACTATAAAAGTAAAGCTAAATTCTAATGAAATATATAAAACAGATAATCCAAGATCCACTGACTTTAAAGAAGATTTATTAAAAAAAGGGGTGAAAATATCTGAAAGTTCTCCTATGACACCTAAAGAAGTAATCCCCCTATCTGTATTTGGTCTTTCTATTTTCTCTATAATCTTCATGGGAGTAAAGAATTCCAGTATTTTAAAAAATAAAAAACTTTCCTCTGTGGATTCTTTAGATACAGATGAAATTGAAAACATAAATGTTAATTTTGATAGTGTAGCAGGAAATGAAGAAGCAAAAGAAAGTGTAAAAGATGTAATAGATTTTTTAAAAAATCCTGAAAAATATTCTTCTTATGGAGCTAGAATGCCTAAAGGGATTATTTTATATGGTGAGCCAGGTACAGGTAAAACTTTAATGGCAAAAGCTGTTGCTGGAGAAGCTAATGTTCCTTTTTATGCTATGTCTGGTTCTGACTTTGTACAAGTATATGTTGGTGTTGGTGCCAGTCGTATTAGACAACTATTTAAAAAGGCTAGAGGTAAAGGTAAAGCTGTAATATTTATAGATGAAATTGATGCCATTGGTAAAAAAAGATCCAGTGAAAAATCTGGTGGTTCTGAGGAAAGAGATCAAACTCTAAATGCTCTTCTTACAGAAATGTCTGGTTTTAATGAAAAAGAAGGTATTATAGTAATGGCAGCTACAAATAGATTAGACATATTAGATGAAGCCCTATTAAGACCAGGTAGATTTGATAGACATATAGAAGTAAATTTACCAGATGTAGTAGCTAGAGAAAAAATCCTTAATCTTCATCTAAAAAATAAACCTATTGGTAATGTAAATATAAAAGATTGGGCTAAAAAAACGGCTTATTTCTCTGGAGCTAAAATAGAAAATTTATTAAATGAAGCTGCTATATTGGCTTGTAAAGAAAATAGCGTTAAAATTGAAGACTATCATGTGGATAAAGCCTTTTCTATAGTACTAGCAGGTTACGAAAAACAAAATAGAGATTATATAAAAAATAAAGATAAAAAAATAACTGCCTATCATGAAATAGGACATGCTTTAATATCTTCCATATTTTTACCTAAGGAAAAAATATCAAAAGTAACTATAATACCAAGTACTAAAGGCGCTGGTGGATATACTTTAAGCATTCCAGAAGATAGCTTATATCAAAGCAAAGAATACTTAAGAAATAGAATAATGGTACTTTTAGGTGGACGTGCTGCTGAAGAAATTATATTTGGAAAAGATCACATAACCACAGGAGCCCATAACGATCTTCAAAGAAGTACATCTATCGCTTACAAAATGGTAACGGAATATGGTATGGGTGAAACTCTAGGATTATTAAATATGGGAAGCTTAAAACATGAATCAAGTATAAATGAGAATGATATAATTAAAGAGTGTAAGGCTTTAGTAGATAACATTTATAAAAACGTTAAAGATACACTGTTAAGAGAAAAAGAACAATTAGATGCATTATCTGAAAAACTGTTAGAAAAAGAAACTCTTTATGAGGAAGACTTTATAGGACTTTAA
- a CDS encoding EAL domain-containing protein, with amino-acid sequence MDMMNELDKIIKCESITTVFQPIVSLGNGDIIGYEALSRGPKNSPLHNPEKLFSAAHEYNRLWELEYLCRSKAIERAKSIDKDKHLFINVDPFIFKDEKYRKGFTKQFLAEYNMSPETIIFEITERTCIEDYKNFKSMLENYVEDGYKIAIDDIGSGYSGLKMLSYIKPHYIKMDMDLIRNIHEDSFKQNLIASIVSLANKENMKLIAEGIEKEEELIELIKLGVYAGQGYFLQSPDASFLEINEIKVHIIKSTYKKFNSSFSIYYKSCIGQIAREDNTFNIDISCKQMKNYFDNTNHTGACIVDDNIPVGLIMSHTIDSVLATQYSYAVFSNKSISLVMDNSPFIVDYNTSISDVASAAMNRKAQNIYDYIIVTRNSKYYGIVTVKRLLNFITSIERKCVKRLDPITFIPQNITI; translated from the coding sequence ATGGATATGATGAATGAATTAGATAAAATCATAAAATGCGAGAGTATAACTACAGTTTTTCAACCTATAGTATCATTGGGAAATGGTGATATTATTGGATATGAAGCTTTATCTAGAGGTCCTAAAAATTCTCCACTTCATAATCCAGAAAAGCTATTTTCAGCTGCACATGAATATAATAGATTATGGGAACTAGAGTATTTATGTAGAAGTAAAGCAATAGAACGGGCTAAATCTATAGACAAGGACAAACATTTATTTATAAATGTTGATCCATTTATATTTAAAGATGAAAAATATAGAAAAGGCTTTACAAAGCAATTTTTAGCTGAGTACAATATGTCTCCAGAAACAATTATATTTGAAATTACAGAAAGAACATGTATCGAGGATTATAAAAATTTTAAATCTATGTTGGAAAATTACGTGGAGGATGGTTATAAGATAGCAATTGATGATATAGGATCAGGTTATTCAGGATTAAAAATGTTATCCTACATTAAGCCTCATTATATAAAAATGGATATGGATTTAATTAGAAATATTCATGAAGATTCTTTTAAACAGAATTTGATTGCTAGTATTGTTAGCTTAGCAAATAAGGAAAATATGAAACTAATAGCTGAAGGTATTGAAAAAGAAGAAGAATTAATCGAGTTAATTAAACTAGGGGTATATGCTGGCCAAGGATATTTTTTACAATCACCTGATGCTTCATTTTTAGAAATAAATGAGATTAAAGTGCATATTATAAAATCTACATACAAAAAATTTAATAGTAGTTTTTCAATATATTATAAAAGTTGTATTGGCCAAATTGCTAGAGAGGATAACACATTTAATATAGATATCTCTTGTAAACAGATGAAAAATTATTTTGATAATACAAATCACACTGGTGCATGTATTGTAGACGATAATATTCCAGTAGGTTTAATAATGAGTCATACAATAGATAGTGTTTTGGCAACTCAATATAGTTATGCCGTATTTTCCAATAAATCAATCTCATTAGTTATGGATAATTCACCTTTTATTGTAGACTATAATACCTCAATAAGCGATGTAGCCAGTGCAGCCATGAATAGAAAAGCACAAAATATATATGATTATATAATTGTAACAAGGAATTCAAAATATTATGGAATTGTAACTGTAAAAAGGCTACTTAATTTTATTACAAGTATTGAAAGAAAATGTGTCAAAAGATTAGATCCTATTACATTTATTCCTCAAAATATTACCATATAA
- a CDS encoding methyl-accepting chemotaxis protein, producing MKFKFKSIKKLILCTILPLTVLSMCFLSIISYSNSKNIISNEIENKMKIQIRVLSENIEKSLLTHKKVTETLSKTVESSKDIMPKETYKNILQNFIKTNSETYGVGLWFEPYKFNPKEKFFGPYYFRDGDKIVYTDEYNNESYNYIKYDWYKIAKSSTGSSVWSEPYLDEVSNVTMVTTSTPFKDKQGNFLGVSTADINLDHLQKTVSQLKFGETGRAILLDNKGNYLANPNKDKIMKVNITKNNNSSISTLGKEMLSNKKGTGKYKEGDVNKLVYYDFIPETNWIIALSIDQAEINAPLKQLLIKNILFILIAVAIIISFILWFSNYIAKNINKVNVFSENISNGDLTKSLSIDSKDELGSMAENLNNMKNILSKIISDFSTNLKDMVSISEELSNSAEQTQSASDQIAQSISDIAAGSENESRASQDSVNNLEEIYKGMEQISNNVQSVTNYSMATYKKAEEGDKTVSTAINKMKDIEKSVTDSASIVNSLEEKSNNIDDIVSLITSISEQTNLLALNAAIEAARAGESGKGFAVVAEEVRKLAEESSTSAGSIGNIIKEIQNDITKIVSSMKIETNNVNDGIVIVENTKNSFENILFDIDKVSREMQDVSAVVEEITASTETVVNSLEKINSIIKQSSSNTQNVAASAEEQTAIMKEVAEVANKLSEMSLKLEKDINIFKI from the coding sequence GTGAAATTCAAATTTAAAAGTATTAAAAAATTGATTCTATGTACCATTCTCCCATTAACTGTATTGTCCATGTGCTTTTTATCTATAATAAGTTATAGTAATTCTAAAAATATAATTTCTAACGAGATAGAAAATAAAATGAAAATACAAATTAGAGTTTTAAGTGAAAATATAGAGAAATCCTTATTAACACATAAAAAAGTTACTGAAACACTTTCTAAAACTGTAGAATCTTCAAAAGATATCATGCCTAAAGAGACTTATAAAAATATTCTGCAAAACTTTATAAAAACTAATTCTGAAACTTACGGTGTAGGTTTATGGTTTGAGCCTTATAAATTTAATCCTAAAGAAAAATTTTTTGGACCTTATTATTTTAGAGATGGTGATAAAATAGTTTATACTGATGAATATAACAATGAATCCTATAATTACATAAAATATGACTGGTATAAAATAGCTAAATCTTCTACTGGCTCATCTGTTTGGTCTGAACCATATTTAGACGAAGTTAGTAATGTAACTATGGTAACAACTTCTACTCCCTTTAAGGATAAACAAGGTAACTTTCTTGGAGTATCTACTGCTGATATAAATTTAGATCATCTACAAAAAACGGTATCTCAACTAAAGTTCGGTGAAACAGGTCGAGCTATATTACTAGATAATAAAGGTAATTACTTAGCTAATCCTAATAAAGATAAAATTATGAAAGTGAATATTACAAAAAACAACAATAGTAGTATATCAACTTTGGGAAAAGAAATGTTATCTAATAAAAAAGGGACAGGAAAGTATAAAGAGGGGGATGTAAATAAACTAGTTTATTATGATTTTATACCCGAAACCAATTGGATTATAGCATTATCAATAGACCAAGCAGAAATTAATGCCCCTTTAAAACAACTTCTAATAAAAAATATATTATTTATATTAATCGCTGTGGCTATAATAATTTCATTTATTTTATGGTTTAGCAATTATATAGCTAAAAATATAAACAAAGTTAATGTATTTTCAGAAAATATTTCTAATGGAGATTTAACTAAATCATTATCCATAGATAGCAAAGATGAATTAGGGTCTATGGCAGAAAATTTAAACAATATGAAAAATATTCTAAGCAAAATAATAAGTGATTTTAGTACAAATCTTAAAGATATGGTGTCTATATCCGAAGAATTGTCTAATAGTGCTGAACAAACTCAAAGTGCCTCAGATCAAATAGCTCAGTCTATATCTGATATAGCAGCTGGAAGTGAAAATGAATCAAGAGCTTCCCAAGATTCTGTTAACAATTTAGAAGAAATATATAAAGGAATGGAACAAATCTCTAATAACGTTCAATCTGTTACTAACTACTCTATGGCTACTTATAAAAAAGCTGAAGAGGGTGATAAAACAGTATCTACTGCTATAAATAAAATGAAAGATATAGAAAAAAGCGTAACAGACTCTGCAAGCATTGTAAATTCACTAGAAGAAAAATCAAATAATATAGATGATATAGTTTCGCTAATAACATCTATTTCAGAACAAACAAATCTATTAGCACTAAATGCAGCTATAGAGGCAGCCCGTGCGGGAGAATCTGGTAAAGGTTTTGCTGTAGTAGCAGAAGAAGTAAGAAAATTAGCTGAAGAATCTTCTACTTCTGCTGGAAGCATTGGAAATATTATAAAAGAAATTCAAAATGATATTACAAAAATAGTTAGCTCCATGAAAATTGAAACTAATAACGTTAATGATGGAATAGTAATAGTAGAAAACACCAAAAATTCTTTTGAAAATATACTATTTGACATCGATAAAGTATCTAGAGAAATGCAAGATGTATCTGCAGTAGTAGAAGAAATAACTGCTAGCACAGAAACTGTTGTAAATTCTTTAGAAAAAATAAACTCAATAATAAAACAATCCAGTAGTAATACTCAAAATGTAGCAGCTTCTGCTGAAGAACAAACAGCTATAATGAAAGAAGTAGCTGAAGTTGCAAATAAGCTTTCTGAAATGTCTCTGAAACTTGAAAAAGATATAAATATATTTAAAATTTAA
- a CDS encoding methyl-accepting chemotaxis protein — translation MKFNFKSIKTLILCTILPLTILFMCFLSIMSYDNSKKIISSEIENKMKIQAKSLSEHIEKSLLTHKKIAETLSKTVESSKDIMPPDTYKNLLQNFIKTNAETYGAGLWFEPYKVNPKEKFFGPYYFRDGDKVIYSDKYNNASYDYTSQSWYKTFKSSNALSTWSIPYLDTINNTMIVTAYAPFKDKQGNIIGISTADINLNHLQKMVSDLKFGKTGRAILLDNKGNYLAHPNKDKIMKVDITKDNNSSIATLGKEMLSNKKGTGKYEENGVKQLVYYDSIPETGWIMALSIEQSEVNAPLRQLLIKSVIFILIAIVLIISFILWFSNYITNNINRVNVFSENISNGDLTKSLSINSKDELGAMGKNLNNMKDNLNNVISNFNISLKDIVSMSEELSASAEQTQSASDQIAQSISDIAAGSENESRSSQEAVKNLEEIYNGMEQISNNVQSVTNYSIATYKKAEEGDKTVSTAINKMKDIEKSVTNSTNIVNSLEEKSNNIDEIVSLITSISEQTNLLALNAAIEAARAGEAGKGFAVVAEEVRKLAEESSKSAGSIGNIIKEVQNDITKVVNSMKIETSNVNEGIVIVENTKNSFGSILSDIDKVSREMQDLSAVVEEITASTETVVNSLEKINSIIKESSSNSQNVAASAEEQTAIMKEVAEVSNKLSEMAIKLEKSISIFKL, via the coding sequence ATGAAGTTTAATTTCAAAAGTATTAAAACTTTAATTTTATGTACTATTCTACCACTTACAATACTATTTATGTGTTTTTTATCTATTATGAGTTATGATAATTCTAAAAAAATAATTTCTAGTGAAATAGAAAATAAAATGAAAATACAGGCTAAATCTTTAAGTGAACATATAGAAAAATCATTATTAACACATAAAAAAATTGCTGAAACTCTTTCTAAAACTGTAGAGTCTTCAAAAGATATTATGCCACCGGATACTTATAAAAATCTTCTACAAAACTTTATAAAAACTAATGCTGAAACCTATGGTGCAGGTTTGTGGTTTGAACCTTATAAGGTTAACCCTAAAGAGAAATTTTTTGGACCTTATTATTTTAGAGATGGGGATAAAGTAATATATAGTGATAAGTATAATAATGCTTCATATGATTATACAAGTCAAAGTTGGTATAAAACTTTCAAATCTTCTAATGCTTTATCCACATGGTCTATTCCTTATTTAGATACTATTAATAATACAATGATTGTAACAGCTTACGCTCCTTTTAAAGATAAGCAAGGAAATATTATCGGAATATCTACTGCTGATATAAACTTAAATCATCTACAAAAGATGGTATCTGACTTAAAATTCGGTAAAACAGGACGAGCCATATTATTAGATAATAAGGGTAATTACTTAGCTCATCCTAATAAAGATAAGATTATGAAGGTTGATATCACAAAGGATAATAACAGTAGTATAGCTACTTTAGGAAAAGAAATGTTGTCCAATAAAAAGGGTACAGGCAAATATGAAGAAAATGGTGTAAAACAACTAGTTTATTACGATTCTATACCTGAAACTGGTTGGATTATGGCATTATCAATAGAACAATCAGAAGTTAATGCTCCTTTAAGACAACTTTTAATAAAAAGCGTAATATTTATATTAATTGCTATAGTTTTAATAATTTCATTTATTTTATGGTTTAGTAATTACATAACTAATAATATAAATAGAGTTAATGTCTTCTCTGAAAATATTTCTAATGGAGATTTAACTAAATCATTATCCATAAATAGCAAAGACGAATTAGGGGCTATGGGGAAAAATTTAAACAATATGAAAGATAATTTAAATAACGTAATTAGTAATTTTAATATAAGCCTTAAAGATATAGTTTCTATGTCAGAAGAATTGTCAGCCAGTGCTGAGCAAACGCAAAGTGCCTCAGATCAAATAGCTCAATCTATATCTGATATAGCAGCTGGAAGTGAAAATGAATCAAGATCTTCTCAAGAAGCTGTTAAAAACTTAGAAGAAATATATAATGGAATGGAACAAATATCTAATAATGTTCAATCTGTTACTAACTATTCTATAGCTACTTATAAAAAAGCTGAAGAGGGTGACAAAACAGTATCTACAGCCATAAATAAAATGAAAGATATAGAAAAAAGTGTAACAAATTCTACAAATATTGTAAATTCTTTAGAAGAAAAGTCAAATAATATAGATGAGATAGTTTCCTTAATAACATCTATTTCAGAACAAACAAATTTATTAGCACTAAATGCAGCTATAGAGGCAGCTCGTGCTGGAGAAGCTGGTAAAGGCTTTGCCGTAGTAGCGGAAGAAGTGAGAAAATTAGCTGAAGAATCTTCTAAATCCGCTGGAAGCATTGGAAATATTATAAAAGAAGTTCAAAATGATATTACAAAAGTAGTTAACTCTATGAAAATTGAAACCAGCAATGTTAATGAAGGGATAGTAATAGTAGAAAATACTAAAAACTCTTTTGGAAGTATACTATCTGATATAGATAAAGTATCTAGAGAAATGCAGGATTTATCTGCAGTAGTAGAAGAAATAACTGCTAGTACTGAAACTGTTGTAAATTCTTTAGAAAAAATAAACTCAATAATAAAAGAATCTAGTAGTAATTCACAAAACGTAGCCGCTTCTGCTGAAGAACAAACAGCTATAATGAAAGAAGTAGCTGAAGTCTCAAATAAACTTTCTGAAATGGCTATAAAACTTGAAAAAAGTATAAGTATATTTAAACTTTAA
- a CDS encoding rhomboid family intramembrane serine protease: MMDIDKFIKDIIEKLIRENNYRVMEISTNAGLESSWIAVNEKEDFYDVLIFSSNLAIKDLNREYIKEYIQSLFINKPINLNIAVLIDKEIDSSLINFLDINLIKDISFVLDYNNRSIVYAGEGTRSIVEDIVKVPKEKENIYYKENNIDSHEKATITKIIIGINIFMYLITAFLSKNILSSDIRVLVFLGAKANSFINNGEYYRLITSMFLHGGLIHLALNMYALNSIGPLIENYFGKVKYLIIYFISGILSSYFSYLFSPSVSIGASGAIFGVLGATLIIAYKNRKRGGKEFLNNIISVIVVNLILGFSIPNVDNFGHIGGLIGGIIVTLILINTLER, from the coding sequence GTGATGGATATAGATAAATTTATAAAAGACATTATAGAAAAACTTATTAGAGAAAATAATTATAGGGTTATGGAAATAAGTACTAATGCGGGACTAGAAAGTAGCTGGATAGCTGTTAATGAAAAAGAAGATTTTTATGATGTACTAATTTTTTCTAGTAATTTAGCAATAAAAGATTTAAATAGGGAATATATAAAAGAATATATTCAATCTTTATTTATAAATAAGCCTATAAATTTAAATATAGCTGTATTAATAGATAAAGAGATAGATAGTTCTTTAATTAATTTTTTAGATATTAATTTAATTAAAGATATTTCTTTTGTTCTAGATTATAACAATAGAAGTATAGTATATGCAGGAGAAGGAACTAGAAGCATTGTAGAGGACATAGTGAAAGTTCCAAAAGAAAAGGAAAATATTTATTATAAGGAAAATAATATAGATAGTCATGAAAAAGCAACTATTACTAAAATAATAATAGGAATAAATATTTTTATGTATTTAATAACAGCTTTTTTATCGAAAAATATATTAAGTAGTGATATTAGAGTATTGGTATTTTTAGGCGCAAAAGCAAATTCTTTTATAAATAATGGTGAGTATTACAGGCTAATAACCTCCATGTTTTTACATGGAGGGTTAATACACTTAGCATTAAATATGTATGCATTAAATTCTATAGGACCTTTAATAGAAAATTATTTTGGTAAAGTAAAATATTTAATTATTTATTTTATATCAGGAATATTAAGTTCTTATTTTAGTTATTTATTTTCTCCTTCAGTTTCTATAGGAGCTTCAGGAGCTATATTTGGTGTATTAGGAGCTACTTTAATAATAGCCTACAAAAATAGGAAAAGAGGAGGAAAAGAATTTTTAAATAATATAATATCAGTTATAGTTGTTAACTTAATATTAGGCTTTTCTATCCCCAATGTGGATAACTTTGGACACATTGGTGGATTAATTGGAGGAATAATTGTAACACTTATTTTAATAAATACATTAGAACGGTAA
- a CDS encoding HD-GYP domain-containing protein — protein sequence MRLEFINRVKENDVLGRHIFSEDGQVLLKSGIKLTGNYIKKLKNLGVFYVYIRDERLEDVVIDDPKLMQLKQTTMKSMTEIMKNIHDFNGKSLKKSFNQVEEMIDYIIDMGDVNRSLYDIKTYDNYTYVHSLDTCIMTTFIGLSSGLTEKELKEVGIGAILHDIGKTRISNKIINKEGPLTDEEFKEIKKHPIYGSEILKKDFTMSDTVIKIVEQHHERIDGKGYPYGLKRNEISRYAKLVSICDVYDAISNDRCYRKKFTPNDAYELILSGSGTMFDEQLVRSFKNTFAIYPLGCRVRLSSGEEGYVINQNKGFPDRPIIRIFKDNDIQCFNEINLLRNPNLVIKSIVM from the coding sequence ATGCGACTTGAATTTATTAATAGAGTTAAAGAAAATGATGTTTTAGGAAGACATATTTTTTCAGAAGATGGACAAGTTTTACTTAAATCTGGTATCAAATTAACGGGAAATTACATAAAAAAATTAAAAAATTTAGGTGTTTTTTATGTTTACATTCGTGATGAAAGATTAGAAGATGTAGTAATAGATGACCCTAAATTAATGCAACTAAAGCAAACTACTATGAAATCTATGACTGAAATTATGAAGAACATACATGATTTTAATGGTAAAAGTTTGAAAAAATCCTTTAACCAAGTAGAAGAAATGATAGATTATATAATAGATATGGGTGACGTAAATAGAAGTCTTTATGATATTAAAACCTATGATAATTATACATATGTACATAGCTTAGATACATGTATAATGACTACATTTATAGGTTTATCCAGTGGATTAACTGAAAAAGAGCTAAAGGAGGTAGGTATAGGAGCAATACTTCATGATATAGGAAAAACTCGAATATCTAATAAAATAATAAATAAAGAAGGTCCTTTAACAGATGAAGAATTTAAGGAAATAAAAAAACATCCTATTTATGGAAGTGAGATATTAAAAAAAGATTTTACAATGTCGGATACAGTTATAAAAATAGTAGAACAACATCATGAAAGAATAGATGGAAAAGGATATCCTTATGGACTTAAAAGAAATGAGATTTCTAGATATGCAAAGCTAGTTTCTATATGTGATGTATATGATGCCATTAGTAATGATAGGTGTTACAGGAAAAAATTTACGCCTAATGATGCCTATGAGCTTATATTATCTGGTTCGGGAACTATGTTTGATGAACAATTAGTTAGATCTTTTAAAAATACTTTTGCAATATATCCTTTAGGTTGTAGGGTTAGATTGTCAAGTGGAGAAGAAGGGTATGTAATAAATCAAAACAAGGGCTTCCCAGATAGGCCTATAATTAGAATATTTAAAGATAATGACATTCAATGTTTTAATGAAATAAATTTGCTAAGAAATCCTAATCTGGTTATAAAATCCATAGTTATGTAA
- a CDS encoding transcriptional repressor produces MMEEDLLKKNNLKVTKGRINILSILIGSTYSLDVEGIFKRLQDRNINLDLSTIYRTLEVFENKDLIEKFDLGNSKYNFRFKRKKHTHTIQCKVCHKEVQIECPLFHLDEIVNKETGFSSIDHHLKIEGVCENCKKYNCEKEKKD; encoded by the coding sequence ATGATGGAAGAGGATTTATTGAAGAAAAATAATTTAAAGGTAACTAAAGGTAGAATAAATATTTTAAGTATACTTATAGGATCAACTTATTCTTTAGATGTAGAGGGTATATTTAAAAGGTTACAAGATAGAAATATAAATTTAGATTTATCTACTATATATAGAACATTAGAAGTTTTTGAAAATAAGGATTTAATAGAAAAATTTGATTTAGGAAATTCAAAATATAATTTTAGATTTAAAAGAAAAAAGCATACTCACACAATACAGTGTAAAGTATGTCATAAAGAGGTACAAATAGAATGTCCTTTGTTTCATCTTGATGAAATAGTAAACAAAGAAACTGGATTTTCCAGTATTGATCATCATTTAAAAATAGAGGGTGTATGTGAAAATTGTAAGAAGTATAATTGTGAAAAAGAAAAAAAAGATTAA